CTTTGCTCCAGTGTTCCCGATGGTGTAGTTCGACAGCTTTATAAGGATGTCTTTGTCTCTTTGGAAAACTATGACAAAGAATTCCCCGTGGATTGGGCTCTAGAAGATGTGATGTTTTATGACAGCCAAAGCCGAGGCCATAATCTGGAATACACAGGTAAAGCGATCAGCGATTTACTAAGTGCACCCATCATCCTCTCTTGTCCTATGTATTAATTACAGTTCAAACATTTAAATTGGTAATCCCTAAAGTGATGATTTAATTTCTCTGCGAGTAAAACGGTAGGGAATTCGTAATGAAAATAAACTTTAAAGCAGTTCTTTTGGGTCTATGTTTATTAGCATTTTGTGTTCAGGCAGTGGAAGCTACTGAAGGCGTAAGTCGTCGTTCATTTTTAGCCATGCTTGGCGGCGCTCTTGGGGCTGCGGCTATGGGTCCTCAAATGACTCTTCTGGCAGAAAAAGTAGTTACAACTAGAGTTAGCGATGCGGAAGCTCTGATGAGAATTCAAAGTTCTTTAGACTTCGACTTTCTTCGGCGTTCGGCTTGGGAAAGGTATTTTACTGGGAAGGTCACAGTTAATCCTAGTGCCCCACTTGGAAACGAGCTTGAGATGTTACAGCGGTATCGTGCGCAGCTTGCAGAGTTTGTGAATCACCCAGCTTTCAGTGAAGAAAGCAAAGAACTGGCGCGAATTTTATTTCGTAACACCAACGACATTTATCCCTTTGATATTTCACCGAAAGAGTATGTAGAGCGTGCAAAAAATTATTTTGAACGAGCCAGAGTTCAAACTGTTGATTTAAGATCTGAAGAGACTCTTGAGAGGATCAAAGATTCTTACGACGACTTGTACGAAAAAATTAGAGGCGAATTTGAAAATGGGGAAGCCGAAAGAGCTGTTCGGCTGTCCCTCTGTCGTCAATATTTACAATAAAAATCAACACAGATGTTTTTGCTATACATCTTTAGTCAACTACTGTTGGGCTGTTGCAAGTTCCACAAAGGTTCTTACAAGAACGCCCGTGGCCCCTTTCTTGGGTAAATACTCTCTACGATTGCCACAGTTCCATGCTGTGCCAGCAATATCAAAGTGAACATGAGGAATACCCTCAGAGACAAACTCTGCTAAGAATGCCGCCGCCGTTGCACTTCCAGCTCCTCTAAAAGAGCTGATATTGCTTAGATCAGCAAAAGTTCCTTTGATGTCTTCGGTGTGTTCATTATTAAGAGGCATTCTCCACAGAGGCTCTTCAGACGTTTCTCCTGCAGCAGTTACTGTTTTTGCTAAAGACTCATCTTTGGTGAAGAACCCTGTGTGACTGTTACCTAACGCAATCACCATAGCACCTGTAAGAGTGGCCGCATCAGCAATGAATTTAGGTTTAAGTTCTGAGGCGTAGGAAAGAGCATCTGCTAAGATCAAACGTCCTTCCGCATCGGTATTTAGAACCTCTGCTGTTTTGCCATTGCGGAAACGTAAGATGTCACCAGGTTTGTTAGCACCACCACCTAAAAGGTTTTCTGTGCTGGGGACAAGGGCAGTTACATTCACTTTGAGTTTAAGTTTTGCGATGGCTAAGATCCCAGCGATCACTGCCGTGCCTCCACACATGTCATACTTCATTTCATCCATACCTGCTGCGGGTTTAATGGAGATGCCTCCCGCATCAAAGGTCAGCCCCTTACCTACAAGGCAAATGGGTTTATCAGTGGCCTTTCCGCCTTTGTATTCCATGATAATAAAACGAGGGTCTTTGTCGCTTCCTAAAGAAACACCTAAAAGGCCACCCATCTTTTCTTTTTTAATGCGAGCCTTATCCCAAACAGTGACTTTCACACCTGTGCCTTTAGCCGCATTTTGCGCTTCTTGTGCAAGGATCTCTGGAGTCATAAGATTTCCAGGAGTATCACCCAGTCTACGTGCAAAGTTCACTTGTTCAGAAATTACAGTGGCCTTTTGGAGTGCTGCTTTCGTAGTCTTAAGGTCTTTAAGGTCTACTAGAGTAAGTTGCAGTTCTTTAGCTGCTGGAGTTTTTTTAGATTTAGTTTTGTAATCGTCAAAAGAGTATTCGGAAATCAAAAGCCCTTCGCATAAGCATTCAACCAGATAGGCTTCAGATAAATTTTTGTTTTTAAATTCAGGTAACACAATGGAAGCGGAATCTAGCTTAAGCTCTTTGAGTTTTTTCTGAATGAGTCCACCTAAACGACGGAAGTCTTCGCCAGTAACTTCGTTATTTTTCCCGTAGCCCACAAGAAGCAGATTAGAAAAGTTCTTTTGGTTTAAAGCCAGAAAGCTTACACAAGTTTTCTTTTCGCCGTAAGTATAAGCTTTAAGTTGTGATGAATCGCTGAGACTTGCAGAGAGTTTTTTGTCTGAATCAGAGAACAGAATTAAAGTTTTTGCTTGTGCTTTATCAAAGCCAGTTGCTGATAGCGTGATTTTCATTTTTCCT
This region of Pseudobdellovibrionaceae bacterium genomic DNA includes:
- a CDS encoding twin-arginine translocation signal domain-containing protein, which gives rise to MKINFKAVLLGLCLLAFCVQAVEATEGVSRRSFLAMLGGALGAAAMGPQMTLLAEKVVTTRVSDAEALMRIQSSLDFDFLRRSAWERYFTGKVTVNPSAPLGNELEMLQRYRAQLAEFVNHPAFSEESKELARILFRNTNDIYPFDISPKEYVERAKNYFERARVQTVDLRSEETLERIKDSYDDLYEKIRGEFENGEAERAVRLSLCRQYLQ
- a CDS encoding leucyl aminopeptidase; its protein translation is MKITLSATGFDKAQAKTLILFSDSDKKLSASLSDSSQLKAYTYGEKKTCVSFLALNQKNFSNLLLVGYGKNNEVTGEDFRRLGGLIQKKLKELKLDSASIVLPEFKNKNLSEAYLVECLCEGLLISEYSFDDYKTKSKKTPAAKELQLTLVDLKDLKTTKAALQKATVISEQVNFARRLGDTPGNLMTPEILAQEAQNAAKGTGVKVTVWDKARIKKEKMGGLLGVSLGSDKDPRFIIMEYKGGKATDKPICLVGKGLTFDAGGISIKPAAGMDEMKYDMCGGTAVIAGILAIAKLKLKVNVTALVPSTENLLGGGANKPGDILRFRNGKTAEVLNTDAEGRLILADALSYASELKPKFIADAATLTGAMVIALGNSHTGFFTKDESLAKTVTAAGETSEEPLWRMPLNNEHTEDIKGTFADLSNISSFRGAGSATAAAFLAEFVSEGIPHVHFDIAGTAWNCGNRREYLPKKGATGVLVRTFVELATAQQ